One Malania oleifera isolate guangnan ecotype guangnan chromosome 9, ASM2987363v1, whole genome shotgun sequence DNA segment encodes these proteins:
- the LOC131164604 gene encoding G-type lectin S-receptor-like serine/threonine-protein kinase LECRK3 yields the protein MASSAFLNPLFLSILILLLPPNLAIANITLSSSLTAASNDDSSWLSPSGDFAFGFHNLNSTNLFLLAVWFNKIPGKTIVWQANGDNPVQSGSTVKLTATSLVLNDPQGQLIWDAKPGREVAYAAMLDTGNFVLAGNNSAHVWETFKNHTDTILPTQTMDLGSMLFSRISETNYSRGRFELLFSDGGDLQLNPIGWPGNFGYDSYYSSGTSTANSSDSGYRLVFNGSADIYILKMNGAIVPLSWDDINPDENNYYRATLDFNGVFTQYAHPRSSTNADKTGWWPVRFIPKDICTAILNQIGSGACGFNSYCTSLNGQPSCACPPGYLLMDPNNEFGGCKPSSPVGCGADDWSKDPEELFEFKEALNINWPLGDYERLERYNQTECEKSCLHDCLCAVAVYSYMRCWKKKLPLANGRSIYTEFGKTLMKVRKGAPTGFLSSGCEKKGKPDILGWILLGCSALFNIILLFLISRALWSRQNGKSKMSANDSSVFEMNLRVFTYRELEESTNGFKEELGRGSFSTVYKGSLNFGSRNLVAVKKLDKLAVDQGGEKEFKAEVSAIGKTHHKNLVQLIGFCNEGPHRILVYEFIKNGTLANLIFGLPRPNWHRRTQIALEIARGLIYLHEECNAQIIHCDIKPQNILMDACFTARISDFGLAKLLMSDQTQTHTGIRGTRGYVAPEWFKSKPGVTIKVDVYSYGIMLLEIICCRKSFSLEFGEEAAVLTDWAYDCYVEGRLDMLVENEEEAVDDIAKLQRWVMVAIWCIQEDPFKRPTMKTVMQMLEGLVEAPVPPCPSSYSKAYINEYR from the coding sequence ATGGCTTCTTCTGCTTTCCTTAATCCTCTTTTCCTCTCCATCCTAATTCTTCTTCTGCCACCCAATTTGGCCATAGCCAACATAACCCTGAGCTCATCACTGACAGCAGCCTCCAATGACGACTCCTCATGGCTTTCACCTTCTGGCGACTTCGCTTTCGGATTCCACAACCTCAACAGCACAAACCTCTTCTTGCTCGCTGTCTGGTTCAACAAAATACCAGGAAAAACCATCGTCTGGCAGGCGAATGGAGATAATCCAGTGCAAAGTGGGTCGACGGTGAAACTCACGGCGACCAGCTTGGTGCTAAATGATCCTCAAGGTCAACTGATTTGGGACGCGAAACCCGGTAGAGAGGTAGCCTATGCAGCCATGCTTGACACGGGGAATTTTGTGCTTGCAGGCAACAACTCTGCTCATGTTTGGGAGACCTTCAAGAATCACACAGACACCATCTTGCCCACCCAGACAATGGATTTGGGCAGTATGTTGTTTTCCAGAATATCAGAAACCAACTATTCAAGGGGAAGATTCGAGCTCCTTTTCTCGGATGGTGGAGACCTCCAGCTGAATCCAATAGGTTGGCCTGGCAATTTTGGTTATGATTCTTACTATAGCAGTGGAACTTCTACTGCAAACTCTTCAGACTCTGGCTATAGACTGGTTTTCAATGGATCAGCTGATATCTACATACTGAAAATGAATGGGGCAATTGTGCCACTTTCATGGGATGATATTAACCCGGATGAAAACAATTATTATCGCGCAACGTTGGATTTTAATGGCGTTTTCACACAGTATGCTCATCCGAGAAGTTCGACAAATGCTGATAAAACTGGCTGGTGGCCCGTGCGATTCATTCCCAAAGACATTTGTACTGCTATACTTAACCAAATAGGAAGTGGTGCCTGTGGGTTTAATAGCTACTGCACAAGCCTAAACGGCCAGCCCAGTTGTGCATGCCCACCTGGGTACTTGCTTATGGATCCAAACAACGAGTTTGGTGGCTGCAAACCAAGTTCTCCAGTGGGATGCGGAGCAGATGACTGGTCGAAAGACCCAGAAGAGTTATTTGAATTCAAGGAAGCTCTGAACATTAATTGGCCGCTGGGAGATTATGAAAGACTGGAACGTTATAATCAGACGGAGTGCGAAAAGTCCTGCTTGCACGATTGTTTGTGCGCTGTTGCCGTTTACAGTTACATGAGATGTTGGAAAAAGAAGCTACCACTTGCTAATGGGAGGTCCATATACACCGAGTTTGGAAAAACTCTAATGAAAGTTAGGAAAGGAGCTCCAACAGGTTTTCTGAGCAGTGGCTGTGAGAAAAAGGGAAAGCCAGATATCTTGGGATGGATTCTTTTGGGCTGCTCTGCACTCTTCAACATCATTTTACTATTCCTGATTTCTAGAGCCCTTTGGTCAAGGCAAAATGGAAAGTCAAAAATGTCTGCCAATGATTCTTCTGTTTTTGAAATGAACCTCCGTGTATTTACTTATAGAGAGCTTGAAGAATCAACAAATGGGTTTAAAGAAGAATTAGGAAGGGGTTCTTTTAGCACTGTCTATAAAGGTAGCCTAAATTTTGGATCAAGGAACCTCGTGGCTGTCAAAAAGTTGGACAAATTAGCGGTTGATCAAGGAGGGGAAAAGGAATTCAAAGCTGAAGTGAGTGCCATTGGGAAAACTCACCACAAAAATCTAGTGCAATTGATAGGATTCTGCAATGAGGGGCCTCATCGCATTCTAGTGTATGAGTTCATAAAAAATGGCACTCTAGCAAATTTGATCTTTGGACTTCCGAGACCCAATTGGCATCGGAGAACACAGATTGCACTGGAAATTGCAAGAGGGCTCATCTACTTACATGAAGAGTGCAATGCTCAGATCATCCACTGTGACATAAAGCCTCAAAACATACTTATGGATGCTTGTTTCACAGCAAGGATTTCAGACTTTGGATTGGCAAAATTGTTAATGTCTGATCAAACGCAAACTCATACTGGGATCCGAGGGACGCGAGGGTATGTCGCTCCCGAATGGTTTAAGAGTAAACCTGGGGTGACAATTAAGGTGGACGTTTACAGTTATGGAATTATGTTGTTGGAGATCATTTGCTGCAGAAAGAGTTTTTCATTGGAATTTGGGGAAGAAGCAGCCGTACTCACAGACTGGGCTTACGATTGCTACGTAGAAGGAAGACTAGACATGCTTGTGGAGAATGAGGAGGAGGCAGTGGATGACATTGCCAAGCTACAGAGGTGGGTGATGGTAGCAATCTGGTGCATTCAAGAGGATCCTTTTAAAAGGCCAACAATGAAGACGGTTATGCAAATGCTGGAAGGGCTTGTTGAGGCGCCTGTGCCCCCCTGCCCTTCTTCCTACAGCAAAGCTTACATTAATGAGTATCGATGa